In a genomic window of Melopsittacus undulatus isolate bMelUnd1 chromosome 1, bMelUnd1.mat.Z, whole genome shotgun sequence:
- the CBLN2 gene encoding cerebellin-2, which produces MAAASRSGGGRALGMGPRRRGALLEPAGGCSCCLAAALPLLLLLLPAGCPVRAQNDTEPIVLEGKCLVVCDSSPSADGAITSSLGISVRSGSAKVAFSATRSTNHEPSEMSNRTMTIYFDQVLVNIGNHFDLASSIFVAPRKGIYSFSFHVVKVYNRQTIQVSLMQNGYPVISAFAGDQDVTREAASNGVLLHMEREDKVHLKLERGNLMGGWKYSTFSGFLVFPL; this is translated from the exons ATGGCGGCGGCGAGCcggagcggcggcggcaggGCGCTGGGCATGGGGCCGCGGCGGCGGGGGGCGCTGCTGGAGCCGGCGggaggctgctcctgctgcctggcGGCGgcgctgccgctgctgctgctgctgctgcccgcCGGGTGCCCGGTGCGGGCGCAGAACGACACAGAGCCCATCGTCCTGGAGGGGAAGTGCCTGGTGGTGTGCGACTCCAGCCCCTCGGCCGACGGCGCCATCACCTCCTCCCTGGGGATCTCGGTGCGCTCCGGCAGCGCCAAGGTGGCCTTCTCGGCCACTCGCAGCACCAACCACGAGCCCTCTGAGATGAGCAACCGCACCATGACCATCTACTTCGACCAG GTGTTAGTTAATATTGGCAACCATTTTGACCTTGCTTCCAGTATATTTGTAGCACCAAGAAAAGGGATATATAGTTTCAGTTTCCACGTGGTCAAGGTCTATAACAGACAAACCATCCAG GTAAGTTTAATGCAAAACGGCTACCCAGTGATTTCAGCTTTTGCAGGGGATCAGGATGTCACCAGAGAAGCAGCCAGCAATGGGGTCTTGCTCCACatggaaagagaagacaaagtGCATCTCAAACTGGAAAGGGGTAACCTCATGGGAGGGTGGAAATATTCAACCTTTTCTGGCTTCTTAGTCTTTCCACTATAA